CTACGAGAAGAATTACCAAAGATTGGAAATATCAAACTAATACAAGCTAACTTTAGTAAATACTCTAGTCGCTATGATAAATTTCGAAAGGGTATCATGACACCTACCTTTGATAAAGCATGTGGCGGTGGTGCCCTTATGGATTTGAATGTATATAACATTCACTTTGTTGTAGGTTTATTTAGTATGCCCAAGAAGGTGCAGTATTATCCAAATCTAGCAGAAAATAGTGTCGATACATCAGGTATATTGATCATGGAGTATCCTGACTTTCAAGCAGTATGTACTGCCGCGAAAGATTCTTCATCTGATCCATTTGTGATAATTCAAGGGGAAGAGGGTACAATTGTGTATCCCGAAAGACCAGGATATGTACGATATGGAGAGCGTCATGATCGTCTTACAAATCTCACGGAAGAAATTGATGTTGTTGTAGAGGAAGATCCAATGAAAAATGAATTCCTATATATGCAGGAAATCATAGATACAAAAAATACAGAACAGATGAACGCATGGTTAGAGAAATCGATTGCGACAGTGGCTGTTTTAGAACAAGCATTACAATCCATTTCACAGGGTTAGATAATCGTATCTAGCCCTGTGTTAATTTATTAACGCATTTCTTGCAAGAAGAAAAACATGAGCGTATAATTCAGTTAGTTAAACTAAACTAACTTTAGAAAGAGGACAATGTGAGATACAGGATTAATCCGCTTGTTTTAATTTTCTATAATATATTGATCCCATGCATTTTAATGTTTGCACATGATAGATGGATACCTTTATATTTCTTTGTTGTAAGTAGTCTATTTTTGCTTTACATGAAGAAATATAAAAGACTATGTAAGACTATCGTAATTACAATTTTATTCTACTTTGGAGAGCAGCTTTTGATGTTGAGTAACGTTGAGGTAATGCAGTTTGTCTCGATGCTATTTATGATGGTTGTTCGATTGATGCCAACGTATATTGTGGCTCTTATTTTAATATATGATTATCAACCGTCTGAGGTAATCTCTGCCTTACAGAGTATCCACGTGCCAAGAGCGTTCATTATAGCGCTAAGCATTACACTGCGATATATACCAACATTCTTTCGAGAATTACGTTATATCAATGAGTCGATGCGTCTACGTGGTATCCGTTTTGAAATAAAAAATATAGTAAAGAGTTTTGGATATTTTGTAGTGCCACAGTTATTCCGCTGTTTGATTTTGGCAGATGAATTAACATCTGCTGGACTCTGCAAGGGGATTGATTGTACAGAAAGAAGAACGTCATATTACAATATTCGCTTTGGTATGAAGGATGCGCTCGTTACAATTGCGATTTGTTTGGGGCTAGTAGGAGAGATGCTATGGATTCGTATATTGTAGAGGGTAAGAACATTTCATTCCAATATCAAGACAGCTCTGAAGGAATTCAAGATATCCATTTTTCACTAAAGCCTGGTGAAACCATCTTGGTAACTGGTAATAGTGGTAGTGGTAAATCTACATTCCTGAAATGTCTTAATGGACTAATACCGCGTGTCGTAGAAGGAAAACTACAAGGAGAAATCTTACTCAATCATCAAAATACAAAGGATATGAGTATGGCAGAGATTAGCCGTCATATCAGTTCTGTATTCCAAAACCCACGTAGTCAATTCTTTACAACGAATACAACCTCCGAGCTTGTATTCAGTATGGAGAATTATGGTTGTAAGAAGGATATGATGGAAGCACAGCTTCAGAAAGTCACTGCACTTCTCAAAATTCAAAAATTATTAAATCGTGATATTTTTCAATTATCCGGAGGAGAGCGTCAGATGGTTGCGATAGCCTCCGCGATGATGTTGGGACAAAAAATCATCTTGTTAGATGAACCATCTGCCAATCTTGATTATCACAATACCTATGTATTTAGAGGGCTGGTTGAGAAATTAAAACAAGAAGGCTATACCGTCTTGATTGCAGATCATCGTTTCTATTATCTAAGCGGACTCATCAGCCGTGTTTTTCTATTTAATGATGGAAAGATGCAAATCTTCGATAGTGAGCAGATGTTTAAAAATTCAAACTATGATACGCGAAGCTTTGATTTATTTGCAATGGATATTCCATTTCAAACACCTAGTGTGAATAAAGAAAAAGTTCTTTCGCTAGTGGATATTTCATACAAGGATATCTTACAAGATATATCGCTGGGTTTCTTTCCCAACGAAGTCACCGCAATTGTCGGTACAAATGGAGTTGGCAAGACAACACTTGCAAGATTACTCTGTAAGAGTATTGCATGCACGCATGGAAAGATAATCGGAGATATGCCATTCTATATTATGCAAGATGCGGATTACCAACTGTTTGGCACATCCGTACAGGCAGAGCTTGAAATCGCAGATCATACGATCAATCAGAAAGAGATTCAGGATGTGATGGATTATCTACAACTTACAAAATATGCAGATACACATCCATTCTCTTTGAGTGGTGGACAGAAACAGCGTATACAGGTCGCATTGGGAATCTTGAGCAATCGTAAAGTTATCATTTTCGATGAACCTACCAGCGGATTGGATCTTTCATCCATGCGTAGGGTCGCAAGAGAGATTCAAGAATTAAAAAAGAAAGCATGTGTCATCGTCATATCTCATGATTATGAGTTTATTCGCTATATCAGTAATCGTGTTGTGTATTTAAAGGATACGACAGTGAAGAAAGATATTCCGCTAAATGCAGAACATCTGTCCGAATTCAATCAAATTTTTATGGAAATGAGGGATGAATTATGAATTTGAAGATGAAGGATTTTGTATTACTTGCTTTACTAACAGCCTTATATGTAATCGTATACTTTGTGGGAGCGATGTTGATATCGCTGATAGGGCCATT
This genomic window from Solobacterium moorei contains:
- a CDS encoding energy-coupling factor transporter transmembrane component T family protein produces the protein MRYRINPLVLIFYNILIPCILMFAHDRWIPLYFFVVSSLFLLYMKKYKRLCKTIVITILFYFGEQLLMLSNVEVMQFVSMLFMMVVRLMPTYIVALILIYDYQPSEVISALQSIHVPRAFIIALSITLRYIPTFFRELRYINESMRLRGIRFEIKNIVKSFGYFVVPQLFRCLILADELTSAGLCKGIDCTERRTSYYNIRFGMKDALVTIAICLGLVGEMLWIRIL
- a CDS encoding Gfo/Idh/MocA family protein, which translates into the protein MKVGIVGNGMIVPIAIEAMLRAEIGVTALWCRNGSKGKPIVEKYHIQNQYTDYQVFLGDDSFDTVYIGLTNTLHYQYAKDAILAGKHVIVEKPFTVSVTEAKELQALALKYGCMLFEAILSRYSQNYEHLREELPKIGNIKLIQANFSKYSSRYDKFRKGIMTPTFDKACGGGALMDLNVYNIHFVVGLFSMPKKVQYYPNLAENSVDTSGILIMEYPDFQAVCTAAKDSSSDPFVIIQGEEGTIVYPERPGYVRYGERHDRLTNLTEEIDVVVEEDPMKNEFLYMQEIIDTKNTEQMNAWLEKSIATVAVLEQALQSISQG
- a CDS encoding ABC transporter ATP-binding protein — protein: MDSYIVEGKNISFQYQDSSEGIQDIHFSLKPGETILVTGNSGSGKSTFLKCLNGLIPRVVEGKLQGEILLNHQNTKDMSMAEISRHISSVFQNPRSQFFTTNTTSELVFSMENYGCKKDMMEAQLQKVTALLKIQKLLNRDIFQLSGGERQMVAIASAMMLGQKIILLDEPSANLDYHNTYVFRGLVEKLKQEGYTVLIADHRFYYLSGLISRVFLFNDGKMQIFDSEQMFKNSNYDTRSFDLFAMDIPFQTPSVNKEKVLSLVDISYKDILQDISLGFFPNEVTAIVGTNGVGKTTLARLLCKSIACTHGKIIGDMPFYIMQDADYQLFGTSVQAELEIADHTINQKEIQDVMDYLQLTKYADTHPFSLSGGQKQRIQVALGILSNRKVIIFDEPTSGLDLSSMRRVAREIQELKKKACVIVISHDYEFIRYISNRVVYLKDTTVKKDIPLNAEHLSEFNQIFMEMRDEL